Genomic window (Phragmites australis chromosome 21, lpPhrAust1.1, whole genome shotgun sequence):
GCACGGGTTTAAAAATCCACTCGCGGGTACGGGTCTCAACATCATCTAGCCGTGAGTATTTTACCCATTGCCATCTCTAGCAATAACACACGCAAAAGCAACGCCAAACTCCAGTAGCAGGTCACTGGTGACACGCATTCATTTAGCAATGGCTTCAGAATCTTGCCAATGGCAACCAGACGACTATAATTCTAATGCAAATGAATCAAAGGTGGAGCCAAAGCATCTAGGAGCATACAGGttttctacacaagaaaaaaataaaataaaataaagcgaTATATATCTCGTACAACTCTAAAGCTTAATCATTAAACAATGCTATCCATGATATTGCAACACTCAGAACCAAGATCACTGATTGGAAGATCgaccctctatttatatattttatatcatGCCTAAATATAGAATAATCGACACAGTAATCCAATTGTTTGctccctttttttttaacaagcCTAAGCTTAGACTATACTACAATGCTACAGCATGCTCCTAATGGTATATCCATGCAACAGCTGGTGCCGAACCTCTTCCAGGCTGTGAGCAAGCGCAACTCGCATTCGCGTCTGGTGGCTGACGCTTTGCGCAGCAGGAGCTGGGTGCGTGACATTTCTGGATCCTTGATGGTCCCGGTTATCATTGAATTTCTCCAGGTCTGGGACGCCATGAGGTCGATTCTTTTGTCTGAGGCTCCGGATAAGTTCGTTTCGAAGCGGTCGGTCGATCAACAATACTCCTCGGCGGCAACTTACAGGGCTTTCTTCCATGGTCAGACCGAGCTTCCCGGAGCCAAACAACTTTGGAAGACGATGGCGCCGGCAAAATGCAAATTCTTCCTCTGGCTTGCACTTTATGGTCGCTGTTGGACCAACGACCGGCTGCAAAGACACAATCTGCGAAATGGAGGCCCATGTTCTCTTTGCAATCAGGTGCCGGAAACAATTCAACATCTCCTTCTCGGATATGTTTACAGCCGTGAGGTTTCGTTCCGTATCTTGCGTCCGTCCGGCCTCCCTCGTTTCACCCCACAGTCGAACATGGAACTTGCCTATTGGTGGCTCCCAGTCCCAGCTCGCAAACAACTGACAAAAGATACTAGGCGTGCTTTTGATTCGCTCTTCATCCTCACCGGGTGGAATCAGCGTGTTTTCCATCAATCGGCATCCCTGCCAGCGGCCATGCGCGCGAAGATCGTGGATGAAGGACTTTCCTGGGTTCAGGTCGGGAATCACCGATTGCTGGAGCTCCTCTGAGCTTAGTCTCTTTTCTGGTGCTGCTTGGTCGCACAGTGTATTTTTTCTAATATAGTTGCAGCGTTCTATGTTGTCGGGCGACCTACAGCGCAACTGGCTAGTTCGGAACTCGGTCGTCCTTTTTCCTCAGTTGTTGTCCTTTGCTTCCCTCTTAATGAAATAACACGCCCAGGCGTGTTCTCGATAAAAAAACTCAACTGTCTCGGCATTTAGGCCTTCATCAGTAGCTCTCCGTTTGTTGTCTCTGTCATTAGTAATCAGCAGAAACCTTAGCACTCTCACCAAGATGACTTTGGTACCAGCGAACAGCAACACGAATCGCTCTGTCATTACGATCATTAGGACTCTCCCCAACCATATCTCCGATATAAGTATTCCTGTGGTTCTACGGGTGGTTCTCGTTGGCGAAAAATGTAGAACCTCCATGCATCGTTGGTACACAGGGCCTTGATCTTGTTGAAAACCGCAAGATTCTTATTCTTCACCTCGTCGGGCACCACCAACAGCACGCCAACATCTTCAACCGCTGGATTCTCCAACAAATCGATCTGGTGGAGCACGACGTTAGTGTCAACGACGAGGATGACGGCTGCGTCAGCACGGAGTTTGCGCTCGGCAGCGGCGTCGTAGGCGGAGCAGGAGACGACGCCGCAGTAGATGTCATTGCGGAGGTAGTGCTCCTTGACAATCTTTTGGGTGTagccttccttcttcttcttcacgaacGACTTGTTCTGCAGCATATTGGCGAGGTCGACGGTGGCGACCGGCGGTCGGACGACTCGGCTGGCCTGAGCGGTGAAAGGCAGAGGCAGGCGAGTGACGGCTAAGTGGCGACGCTAAGCGAGCGGCAGCGGCTCCCCGGCACGTCCTCAGGCGATGGCGCAACTGCACACGGTGGCGAACGGCAGATGAAACCGGCCTGGGCGATGGCCGTCGGTGACTTTCCGCGATGAACGCCGCTTGTCCTAGACCTTTTCTTTCCTGCCCTGCGCCATCTCCTGTCCATCTCCTTTTTCTTGGCGCTGCCTAGATCCATCACGAGAGTTGTTTCCTGCCCTGCTGCTGGGTGCGTGTGGCTGTCGCTTGTCGACGTCCTGCTGGAGTTTTGAGCGGTAGGTTGTTGTGCTGATGGAGCGGCTGGCCCTGCTGTTCTATTCTGTGCTACTGGATGCCCCATTGTGAATACGCTGTTCGGTGTTGGCCAGGGGAGAAAGCGAAGCAAGGGGGCAGGGAAGATAGAGGAAGAACCAGAGAAGGAGCAAGGGCAGGAGAGAAGCTCGTGGACACGGCAAGGCAGAGCTGCTACGATCTCGTCGTTCTGTTAGGTAAGGAACGGAAAAAAGATTACAGATCCCCTTTTCGTCTCCTGTTTAAGTTAGTTTAGGACCTCCATAATTAAGGCTAAATCctgtttgataatttttttgtcaTGGCCATTAGGTTGCAGTAATTTTTCAGCCTACGTGCAGTGTAGATTAGGTCGATTTATGGATTTTTTTAGTCTGATTTGAGGATGTCATGAACTAGAGTGCAAAAACCAGCAGGTGCTTGCTTAAAAGCGTTATTTTTTGCCCATAGTTTTTGGTCAGAGTGAATAACTCTCCAAACTGCTTTTCTTTCTTgcatttttacatttttctagATCCTGTTAATGGGAAGAAAAAGTACAAAAAGCACAAACATTTTTGCTAATTTTTTGGTCTTATGCATGTTGATTGCGACTTTCTTCATTGATGTagtttattttcatccattgtgATTATTTTCATAGCCCATGCATGTTAATTGCGACTGATATTTGCTTGATGCATGTTATTATTGGGCAGTTTCATATGTGGTTATTGAGGACCAATaggaagaaatgaagtatgatTGATGTATCATAttgtcatccaattcaaacagcATCCGTATACAAATGAAACTTGTAATCCAAAATTCAGAAGGGAGTTCACTACTTGATCATTGCCTAAGAGAAAATAATCACATTGCCAAGCATTGCATACTACTCATGTACGCATTGCACAAGGCTGGAGTCATACATGTAGAAAAAAATAACACCAGGTAAGAGAGAAGAGTATCACTACAGAttcagacaaccaaacacaaacATGTATGAGATCGTTCTATTccatacaaccaaccaaatagaaaTATGTATCATCCTATATAGCCAACCAAACATCAGACTTGTACTAGCCCATCCAGGATCAATTCATCCAGCCACaaccggagacagcttctttgccgagtgcctcaggcactcggcaaaggacgatatacactcggcaaaggctttgccgagtgctacactcggcaaagggcgctcggtaaacagtttgtcggcaaagacctctttgccgagtgcactttatcgggcactcggcaaaggctttgccgagtgctaatctgacactcggcaaaggtctccgctttgccgagcgccagtgaatcaaacactcggcaaaggtggcgtctgtgccgagtgccaccgggaggacactcggcaaagaggccatctttgccgagtgcctggaccgtggctctcAGCAAATCTTGATGTTTGCCGACTGCAATGGcctttgcactcggcaaagcatgttgtcactttgccgagtgtcatggccattgcactcggcaaagtgactgaaaacagccttttttatttgttttttacatcccatccaaacaaacagaagatatatatatatataacaaacatcaccaacatcacatatatatcatcaacagcacatatatatcaccaacaccacatatatatcacaaatgtcacatgtctcacaatatatcacaaataagttcacaagtaatccaagtgctccatcatctacaaccataattgcaaatagaagtaccattaacaaccacaagtatcatcaccaagatggtcaatgagactgatttggtgaaggattcgctgaagcatgaggatcgttcgatgccgccgattgattctgcacaaaggagaagagattgcatgtgtgagacaagataaatatataccatacatgaataaaactttcatactccactaggtttgaccgtaagcatgaacatacaaactaaaatatttatactcacaggagtagaatagtgaggaggtggaggtggaggtggagcgaatagcgaaggtggcggagctacacccgtagcggcgccaagactttgcatgtactgaagaatctccaccatcctccgctgctcggcctcccgctcggcctccaccctctccatcgtcgcctgcatttgctcccgtatcctcctctcttgttccagctgggcctacaatatattcaccccaatgttacaataatgcaaaggaaaggtatgaaaaaaccaatgaacgacgaataaaccaggaataacctcgagtgcctccacccggtggtgtgaagtgtccttccgaggtcgtatggccgggctcgtgctcgtgctgcttgctcgaatctgggagagactgggagtagcggccgagtcgattgcgccgtcgccaatccagtatcgcccatgcttcttgcctcctcccaccctcatgacgacttctccatcaaggtcctcggtgctcggatcgtactctggcccatggacctcccttgccatcgatgtgtactcactaaggcggttgtggacggtcgcattgctgtacgcctcgggcccgtcctccgggttgtagtcgacgtcggacgtcgccttgcccttgtgggccatagcaaatgccttgaagatggagcaaggctagccaccatgtgacgccgactgcgagaaaaacagcaagatgattagaaatcatgcagaattgagcgttagaataaataaatgaattcgcgtacccatgtttctgcgtatccgctgaggttgcggctgccttgatggtgtgctacacctggcatcatcaaacgccgctcccggcacaagttgtgcgtctcctcccactcgcgtgagcaccacttgtccaccatctgttcccagcactgggtatgcgcggcgcaccaataaggaatcatctacaggccatcaagtacatgacatatcagaagatgaaattaagcctacttaatctcaaaaggaatcagtattaatgttctgtatttacctgcaggtactggtcccgggtcagcgtcatggttcttgcgtcccttttggtgaccttcgttccaaggacggtcccgtggtaagttacgacggcatggatgcgcgcctcgtaatgcatgtccacgacgagttttttgcagcatttggtagccaccgcatccgccctggcctcatgtccgtcctggcatctaaagaaatcctgcatacaaacacgatgtatccattcattatttcaagaatgtccaatgaatacgatgtattgagcaatgtagtgcgaggaagacttacccacagctcttgcttcacccgctccgccttgttgttgaataccctgcgggcccgatctgcagcatcgagggcggcggcgtagtggtcaaacgagtaggtcggccccgtcactccggcgtactcaaccaggctagggaagtgctccttgcacagaagaccgaggatgccattgacttggcgtgtgtgagcacctccactcgccacaatcgtccagttcctgcccaagtgattaagaaaaattattaatttctattttgattttcaacatatcatataaagtagtgataacatctaaagttacttacttttccccctcgggtcaaatcagcgggcgtctctcacgaggtatcggtcgctgagggagACTCGTgggacctcgcaagtagacgctcgacgaactagaggaagcggaaccccctgctgtcgcctcctcctcctcgtcctcctgcgcgtcctcctgcgcctcctcgtcgtcctcctgcgcgtcctcctgcgcctcctcggcgtcctcctggggcacctgctcctcctcctcctcctcacgcgacggggcggcaggcgacgactccctcctgcggctgctcctcctcctactctccCCCGGTGCAGCGGTCAttgtccttcggtacaaggacgttagcttcctcatcccaccgcccaccatctttgttcaatcacctgcaattaaaaagagtaaaccaataagcacagataaacaagaagtacttagaaagagatgcaaaataaacaaaacgtaaggattgaacccatctgttgccagcgcaacacgtacattacgagcctctttagctttctcatgatgaatgccatcaaagtgggtccatgcttcaccatcggatgcatgtaccatcctgtcaggattgtatcgtttgccatttttgtgccatgtcatctgtttcgcggattcctcggtcatgtatagccgttggatcctcggtatgaacggaaggtgccgtaggattgtcacgggaatgtcaagctgcctcttctggccatcaccagaatctacctccaggaacctagatgatttacactttggacagtactttgcttccacgtattctttcctaaataggacgcaccccttcgggcaagcatgtatctgctcatacggcatcttaagtgcacgaaggagtttctgtgactcgtgcatgctctttggcagaaggtgaccctccggaagcagGCTGCCAATAACTGTCAACATACCATCGAAGGCGTCTCGACTCAGGCTATACTGGGACTTTAACGCCATTATGCAtccaatggcatccagttgagaaacctttgtttggccgtgaaggggtttctgtgccgcggcaaacatgtcgtagaacgcctttgcggttgcctctggctcctcctccgtacgtccttcagcgaactgtgcctcgtgatagtcatttaacatgtttgctaccccggcatcagcatcataatcctcgacgcgtggtctcaccacctcctctctcatacgatcggcttcaccatggtagacccaccgggtatagtctgccgtaaatccattcttccaaagatgttcccccatgaccttcttcgtttgtcttttcctgtttgcacatttgctgcagggacagcaaattttactcgctcctttagcagccacgccaaatgcccgttccaagaaagcatcggtcttgtcgatccattcattggcgacctgaccctgacttgcgcggcccgtgtacatccactcacggtcctccatcctctaacatatatagcggcgagtaatataaacatcaattgcatctacacgacgttcctactatctaataggtgaggataggtcctaatcccacgcgaggatccgtagatgaggttagtttccatgctctactcctattcgagacagaatttcggcagcacctccccgctgttctccaaatacacgtcctgctagggagagtgtgtatccggagaacaacagggagatgatgccgaaactctgtctcggatcggagcagaccatggaaactaaccccacctacgcatctgcgggctgtccaaaaaacgtggacaattcgaaacagatacggttttagatatggaaatatctgcatatttccaaccgtatctctttcgaacgggagacgcctaactgggttacgtgatctacgaccatgatacggaaagaggggttatacctagggtggcggtggagtcaggcTAGCGGGGCCGTGGCGGGTCGGTGCAGTGGCGAGGCGACGCGGTGAAGGCAGACCCGCAGCggcaaggaaggcgatcggggtcgccgaggtactccggtgccgctccgactggctcttctctgcaaaaaaaagaaacataaaactgtcaatacaaaatttcggcagcacctcctctgcacggtgaggtttccaaaacctgcaagaaaaccaacggcacgatggccgacatgcacatatatatgaacggcacgatggccgacatgcacaagattatatccaaccacatatatataacaatgtcacaaccactcctacgactacttagACTACCATCACTGCTACTCTACCACTACTACTACCGCAACTACtagtaatactacgacgacgacgacggtatgGCATACCTAGTGGGCGTCGTAGGGCGGCGGTGGTGAAGGGGCCAGGGCGCCGGTGGACAAGGCGACGGCTGGGGAAGCGTTGGGGACGTGGCAACGGCGGCcggggcgcctcctcctcctcctccttcttcttcctccttcctccttcttcctcctcctccttctcttcctccttcttcctcctctcctcctcctcctctctttctcctcctcctccggcggcgcAGCGCTggcgcgggggcggcggcggcggcggcgctggcgcggacGCGGGCGGGGGCGGGTGCGTGTGTGCGTAGTGTGTGTGGGCCGGCTGGGCCAGGGGTTAAatcccccctttgccgagtgcccctgATCTGGCCCTCGGCAAAGAgggcttttttaaaaaaaaaattaaaattctttgccgagtgccagacgtcctggcactcggcaaagaggttcctttgccgagtgtcatgttttgacactcggcaaaccctattttttttcacttttgacctccaaactttttctgcagtcctcatacaatacctggtactccatgttccaatgtggcacatttctcggactttttctatatttctttaatttatttcaattaattgaattttcttggataattcaaattataactgctagtcattcgaataatgaaaaaaatgaatgaaaaaatgatattcatgttatttagtataatgtgaggccgtatccaggaacagaccacaaatttcgaacatcttgttcacgaaacatgaccacgaacttgcggtaaacttcttcggagattcttcggtttgcaagcatcgtacgtgacaacttgcgcaaaaccttctcaaatttttatcacagcctccacatatgatatcatgacatcttgacaagtttcatgattttcggacttcgtttgctttttatacaatttaaaaacaactcgaccgcaagttcgtggtcatgtttcgtgaacaagatgttcgaaattggtggtctgttcctggatacggcctcacattatactaaataacatgaatatcatttttccattcattttttttcattattcgaatgactagcagttataatttgaattatccaagaaaattcaattaattaaaataaattaaagaaatatagaaaaagtccgagaaatgtgccacattggaacatggagtaccaggtattgtatgaggactgcagaaaaagtttggaggtcaaaagtgaagaaaaaaaaagggtttgccgagtgtcaaaaaatgacactcggtaaaggagcctctttgctgagtgccagatgtttgccgagttctttctctctggcactcggcaaatagcctctttgccgagtgccagatgtttgccgagttctttctctctggcactcagcaaatagcctctttgccgagtgcccgatagcctctttgccgagtgccagatgtttgccgagttctttctctctggcactcggcaaatagcctctttgccgagtgcccgataaaaagcacgcggcaaagtctaggacactcggcaaagaagccgtctccggtagtgagCTGAATCATCCCATACATTATCATCTTACATGCTAGTAACCAAACACTACTAAATCTTGAGAGGAGGGACAGTGCCTCTAGCTTCATTTACTGTAGCATGAGGTAATGTAGGTAAATTCATTGTGCGCGAAAATACTATACCAATATTGCGTTTACTTCTAATCCAACAACTTGCGTTGAACTGAAGGCACTGACTTCACTGGATTGTGAAGTCAGAGGATATGGTTGTATGAATGATGAGGGTGGTGACCGATCCATCTagccttttatatatatatattttatttttctttttgacggTTTAGATTTGTTGAGCTCATTTTTGTTTCACCCGGTATCTAAACATGGCGTCATCCAAGCAACAGACTTAAAAATCAAGTTATTTTTTACATTCCCACAGTCAACGcctttttatttattaattttcaGAATACCCAGGTATACACTGAAACACCATGCACATGTCCATAATTTGGTTCTCCGTATCAATGGGCAGCTAGCTTGCACATTAACTCCTTAACAAGAGCAGGGAAGCTTTTAGTCAGATGCTCAAAGCCATCGGTTTCCACGACCGCTTCCAGTAGACGAGGAGATTTAAGGAACTCAATGCAAGCCTCCTTCAGTCCATGGCAGTTGTGCTGTTCAGCCAACACCAACGTTGTTGCGGCCGTGCGCACGTCTAGGTGCCTGCACAACCTGTCCTCGCAGATGAGCTTGAGCCTCGGCATGCCGTACCTCACCGCCGCTTCCAGCAGACGTTGAGCCATCACAGCCTCCTCTTGCCCCTCCATCTCCGGCAGTGAGTCGGTGTATATGAAATGTAGCAAAGCCTTGAACACCTGAGGTAACATGTCATCAATCCGGAGAGAAACCATTGTGGCGGCGCTCTCTTTCATCGTGCCCCAGAGCTCTGCCTTGAAGACTGGCGACCGGGCCGCAAGGAGAAACCTGTGCGCCCTGAATGTCTCACCGGCAACCTGGAACGTGACGTCGGCGCCATCTTGAGCCGCGAGCAGATCGCCAAGATGCCGATTCAGGTCAGATGGTGGCACTGCCACAAACGGCGATGCGGCGATCCTGTCCTCCGTGCGGAGCTCCTCGGACATAATGATGTCGCAAGTGATCTTGAAGCAGTCGTCCAAGAGGTACTCCGACTTCTCCAGGAACGCCGTGCTAATGAACTGAGCGATGCCGAACCCGACGCCACCGGGGAGGTACTCGTATGGTTCTGTGGTAGAAGTGTTCGATGGCACTGGTTTCCCTGCCCGGTCGAGCAAACAGAACTTGGTTCGTGCCTTCACGGGTTCGCCGGCACTCTTGTCAAGGTGGAGGAAGACGGATACGAAGTCGGCGTACTCGGATCTCAGGCCATTGGGGTAGTATGAGATACACCAGGAGCGACCCCCCACGCTGAAAGGGAGAGATTTAATGAATTGGCCAGTGGGGAGCTTATGCTTGGTGCGCGAGTAGCCGTCGATGTGGAGCAGGTGGTGCCCCGTCACCGTGGCCCCGACGATGGCCGAGGCGGAGCGGGGCTCATCGACGCCAAGCGCGGCTGATCCCGGCGCCGGCATGGCGGCAGAATGCGGAACGGCGGCCGGCGAGGGTTTTGCCGCTTGGGCTGGTTTTGGGTTGGGGACACGATGAGCTCTCAACTCAAGATATGCTTAAGTAGCTCAGGAGGAGTACTAATTTTATATGCCTTCAAAGAGGAATTATAAGAGTCACCCTTGCTTTCGTCAGAAGTCATTCCTTCTTTCGACACTGGGTAAAGGGGACTAGGATCTCCTGACTTCACGTCGCCGTCACCGACGTCATAACTCTAGAGGATCCCAATCTGGGTAAAGGcgcaagctcttctcaaaaaTTCCGTTTATGCGGAAGAAATGGATCTTCAGCCATCTATGTGCTGTTATTCgaaatttgaaattttgcagCAATCTAGAGGCACAGTTGATGGTGTTGACATTTGTAGAACCTATATGTACAAGTGGAAAGCCATGTAGTAAAATTTATGCCATATGAGTATCCTGTGAAATGAAGAGGCAAAAGGTGCATTAGTTTTCCTGAACGACAAAAAAGCTCCATTAGTAACAAACTTAGATTCATATCAAGATTTTTCAAGAATTGTAGTGAAGATTTCCCTTTGTAGATTAATCTTATATCAAGCTTTTTCAAGAACTGTAAACTATGCCATTTACTTATTCAGAACAGGGTAAGAAAATAAGCTAATCACAGGACATCCGCGACAAGAAAATACAAATATAAGAAACTGTTGTTAAGAGACCCAAGACAATCCACATACCACGGAGAAGTGGTATAAAATTAGGTATATCAGCCTGTACAGTTATATCATGACCTTCTGATATTGGCTTATATCAATATGCTTTGGATTTGTCACCACGTGAGCGTGCCTCACCATAGACCTCATAGACTACAGTGCTATTAGTGGAACCACTCCGGGCGAACGCGAGCGAGAAAATCTAGCTCGCCGAGAGTACAAATCTTTTACTTGTGAAACAGACCAATGAGAGGGCACCTTTTCGAACTCATGACTGGCCTTCCTAGCTGACCCTCTGGAAAAATGGCTTTTCCCAAACCGTTTCGCTCGTGAGTCAACCCGGGAGAGTGAGCACGAAGAACTTTTTGAGGCGAGAAAAAACTAAATTTGAAAAAACTAATTTGGATATGAGATGATCATTTATCTCCTTAGGGATGGAACCATTTACTAGTTTATTTGTTCGTATGGATAGgatatctaatattttgtttgttttaatAAATAAACGTGGTGAGTATATCTAActtttctgtttgtttggatggatgGGTGATTGTGATCACTTAAACAAATAGTAGTTAGGATACTTTTTCTTGTCATTGATTacgtggtaactgctcttacaagaTATGTGTTTATATGGTAATTACTTACAAACGCTTACAACACATGTGCTTATGTGGTAATTAttcttacaaattcttacaataTATGTACTTGTGTGGTAACTACTCTTATAATGTGTACTTGtatggtaactgctcttacgaCACGTGCGCTTGTGTGGTAAATACTcttacaatatatatatttagtggtaactgctcttacaatgCATGTGCTTGTGTGATAAATGCTCTTATAAATTCTTACAATGCGTGTGTTTATGTGGTAACTGTTTTTACAATTTATGCGCTTATGTTGTAACTGCTCCTTCAACATATGTACTTATGTGgtaactacttttataaattcctATAATGCGTGTACTAAAAAGTATGATCATAATATGTTGGACAACAAAAACTCCTTTATCATGCAAAGTTTTGTGATCATTAGTCATATCCAAAATTTTCATACAAAGAGATACATACAGCTACAATCAATAGTAATTTAAATCTTAGCAAGAACTATAGCCAACACAATTCACATGATAGCAGTTCCACATAGCAGATTACATAATAGAAATATCCAGTATTATGATAAAGAAGTTTACATCAGGTCTTAGCATTGGTACATACCAAAAGCATACATAAATAATCAACCATAGTTCAGTATCTTTGGTTGGAAACAAAAGACAACCAGCCATACAATAATCAATCTGCCATCACCCTAGAAAGTGCTGAGACACATACCTTGCAACCCACACCAACTTGTCAGAGACATCTAGTCCATAGAATGCCCAAGCAATGCTAGGTTTCTCACACAAATGGGCATAGTAGTGAGAAAGATGGGCACCATCAAAATCAGGGAGGTTTTTAATTCCCTGCCAAAGATCTTTTGGTGATTTGCTTTGatcatcttcatccaccttctctATAGTCGTGGTAAGCCTATCAACAAGCCACACATAAGT
Coding sequences:
- the LOC133903004 gene encoding BTB/POZ and MATH domain-containing protein 2-like, whose protein sequence is MPAPGSAALGVDEPRSASAIVGATVTGHHLLHIDGYSRTKHKLPTGQFIKSLPFSVGGRSWCISYYPNGLRSEYADFVSVFLHLDKSAGEPVKARTKFCLLDRAGKPVPSNTSTTEPYEYLPGGVGFGIAQFISTAFLEKSEYLLDDCFKITCDIIMSEELRTEDRIAASPFVAVPPSDLNRHLGDLLAAQDGADVTFQVAGETFRAHRFLLAARSPVFKAELWGTMKESAATMVSLRIDDMLPQVFKALLHFIYTDSLPEMEGQEEAVMAQRLLEAAVRYGMPRLKLICEDRLCRHLDVRTAATTLVLAEQHNCHGLKEACIEFLKSPRLLEAVVETDGFEHLTKSFPALVKELMCKLAAH